The nucleotide sequence CATAGCAACCTCATCatcaagctctctctctctctctttctctctctctctctctagtcctCGGAGTGCAGATAGCATTTGCTAGTGATTGCACTATGTTAAGCATAGCAACCTCATCATcaagctctctctctctatagTTCTGGGAGTGCAGAAAGTATTTGCTAGCAATTGCGGTATGTTCAGCATTACAACCTCATCATCAAGCTCTAATGTTCCAGCGAGAAGACTCGAGCACTTCCCAACAAGCAGCACCTCATAGGAGAACACATATCTGCATCGAGTGGTGTGTCCACTACTACGGAGAGCACAAACACCATCCGTGATAGCATGTTTGCACTATTAGACATGCTTTCTATCCTTATAAATCAACTAAATTTTCCTCCACATAAACTCCAACTAATTGTCTCTAATCTTTCACCACATTCAGTATTAGACCTCCTTTGATATCATGTATCACGATATAATAGTAGCTTGATGCCCAATTATCACTGATTTGGAAGACTTCGatccaaattaataataattgATCAATTTAATCTTATAAACTAACCCAATCTTGATTAGCAGACTAGATTTTAGGTGTTGTTTGATACTAACATTTTTACCCAATTGATAATATAACTATCAATAATGGAGGGTTCGAAGACTCATCCAATAAATTTCAATGATAAAGATTTTGACCATAATATCGTAGGATATATTGGGTAATTTCTTGAAATAAATTTCTTATTTTGataaattctctctttttttcaaaaattcctATTGAGTGTAATCTTTTTCCTAAAAGATGAATTAGCCCCCTTAGCTTGGCCAATGGTCTCCTTTGCCTTCACCCCGTTGCTTTTACTTTCGTCTCATTACTCTCCTCTATATTACTTGTTATCCTCATTATCTTCATCATCACTTTAGCATAGGGATTGTGGCCGAGGGTGCATGGGTTCTCCCCGTTATTTTCTCATCATCTAAATTATCCCTATTGTGACGGAGGGGATTACGGGTGAGGGCACATGGTGAGGATAACAatgatgatagaaaaaaaaatagagagaaGGAAGACAATGTAATGTGAAGATGATAGTTGACAAGGTGTGAAGGCAGTCGAATGGAGGCGAAAGCAAACATACCCAGAGGCAAACAAATGAAGGGTGCAAGGTCCATCTATGCGTGTCTTGGCTCACAACTCCTTTCGCCAAGGTGATGATAAAGACAATAGGAATGACGGGACGAGAATGATAGTCTAGGCAATATCATTTTTTAGAAAAAAGATGTCGAATTTTTCAAAAATAGATGTTAActaaaaatttatcaaaatattttttaaaaaattatccatATATATAAATAACAATGTCAAGTTCTGATGATTAATATTTAACTAGTTGGTTTGATATCATTTTAATGGCTTATAGAGGCACTCCGATTAATTTTAGATTTCCCAAagcaataaagaaaagaaaaaagagaggatAAGGAGTCCTTCTTATTAGATCccaaaattattaatatatataatttatcctTTAATTTGAGTTGATTTGTGATGTAAAATCTTTATCCCATCGAAGCATTTCTATTTCTATTTCTATTTCTTTTTCTGTCTTCTTTATGCTACATAAATAATAGTTGGCCGTCGGACTAATTTGCTCGTTCCCACTTCCCTGTTCGTCCTCttcggcctcctcctcctcctcctcctcctcgaaatCCCTCAACCCCCGCGGCAGGCCTTTAGATTTCCTAAAGAACGCGTCTTGGCGGCGGTGCCGACATGCCCTGACTCCATCAGGCGAGGATTTTGGGCAAGATGGCGGTTTTCTTGAAAGACTAGAGAAGGGATTTGCGAGATGATGCGGCGTGGGGTGGGGCGGGACTTCTTGATGGGTTCTTGCTAGAGGTACGAAGCCTCCTCCATTGCGATCCAAACACTCATGACAGGCACCAATGCGCGCCCTTCTTGATTAGGCCTAATTCGATTGGGTAATGGTGGAGTCATGTTGGTCCCGTTGACGATAGAGTTTACCGTTGATATATTATTGATGCAGAGAACAGTGAGTCAAtttgaaatttttcttggtttggTTTATTGGAGGCTGGTGATCCGTGCGCCAAAGGTGAGGTTTTGTGATGCAGAAAGAACCTATTTTGAGGCCATATTAACCTTGTTCTTAAACCAAGTAGTTCGTAGATGCCTTAGCTAGACGTTGCCAATTACCACTGAAGTTGCTAGGTCCTAGTGTTTCCACCTTTTCTGGTAGCAAATCACCAGCTTTTGATTTCGAAGATGGATTTTCACATTTTCTTATAGAACTACGGAAGATTCAAGACAAGCTCTGGGTCTTGTTTTCTATCGGATAATACTAAGCTGAATTGGTTCTCATTCTTCTCGGTAATAGTTTACAGGACCTATACACGATACTTGAAAGTGCTTCATTTTGTTACTATGTCATGTAAACATTCTATTCAGTCTATTGCGACTACTTTGTATGAGGTTCAAGCTTACTGACGTTAGGAAGATAAATTGGAATGGATAAATTCTTAATAGAATTACCATCTAAGCTGTAACCTTGAGATTTATGGTTATGTTGTTTGTTCATTCCTGTATTTGGATTTTGACACTTCTTGTAGATCATTTTATTGACAGAATATGGTATCTGGTATTGCTGAGAGCGGCTGCAGAAGTAAAAAATGAAGACTTCTAGAAAGAAATTAATTTGCTACACACctaaaaagtcttctcttcttggGAAGGAACTCCATTCTAAATTAGACTCTGAGTCAGCAAAGAAGAATCTTCGCAAAGTTTCCTACAGTAGGAGATGCAGACTTAAGCCTAATACTTTTATGAAGAAAAGGGGAATAAGGAGGAGGAACTTTTTGAATGGGAAACCTGTCAAAACTATGCAGAAAATCTCCCACCATACCTCAGTTAATGGCCAATGTCTCTCACGATTATCGACAAATGGATCTTCTTGTTTGTGCAGTAAAGGGAACCCAGGGACTTCAGATGACAATGGAACAATTAAATTGCATAGAAGGAGAAGGCGTAAACGGAAGAAAAAAACTGTAGAACGTGATGAGGCCTCTTGTCTGCAAAGAAGGACAAGGTACCTGCTAATAAAAATAAAGCTGGAGCAGAATCTTATTGATGCATATTCTGGAGATGGTTGGAACGGCCAGAGGTGTGTAGCCTTTCCAATGATGGCTACTATGTAAACTTTTTATTAGGTTTTATGCTTGATTCTTATGATTGAAAATTTAGCTCATGATTTGAGCAAAAGTTATATTTTATTGTCCCCATGGTAGACACTTTCTTTTTCTAAGATGGTACTTGTTTAGTCTTTAAGCCCTGGTTCTCATGTCTATAGTAGATGGTATGTCTTCGTGCTACCTATGAATTACTTCTTCCGGTTCTATAATACAAAAAATCGGATCCTGATCCGAAATAAACCAAGATTCAAGCATgtcaatttaataaaaaaaaaaattcttatttgaaaagtttCAAATAGTTGATTGATGAAGTTATAATGCATGTAGTAAATGACAGATGTAGTTATCTTCCTGTTACGCATCTAAGCACCTTTTATCTCTCGTACTTTAGCAGCATGCTAATTAGTTTCAGTCCTATCTTAGACCATATGATTCTTGAGCTGGTCTTGATTGTGTCTCATATTCACAAAGGGTAAGTGGGTAACACTCTTCATTCAaattactgcatttatcttttcACTTGACCTAAAGGTGTAGAGAGTCCTACTACTTGGGAGTCTTGGACTAGCATTTAAAATCATCCACTGTAATTCCCCAAATTTGATCAATAAGATTGTAAATTTTAGGATTCTGTTCCATGCAAGTGCTTACACAACTGATTTCTGTAAGAATGCAGATCATAGTAGCTTAACCCTTACTTGGTTCTATGGTCCCATTTGGCAGCCGAGAAAAGATTAAACCCGAAAAGGAGTTGCTAAGAGCTCAGAAGCAGATAGTGAAATGTAAAATTGGGATCCGTGATGCAATTCGCAAGCTGGATTCACTTAGTTGTGTAGGAAGCATTGCAGATTCTTTGATGCATCCAGATGGATCTGTATTTCATGAACATGTATGTATACTGTAATACATGTAAACACTATTATTTTATTTGTCTGGAAATTGAATATACTGCATGCATCGATTATGATTCTTAAATACTTTCTAACAGATTCATAATTTTCCACTAGATCTTCTGTGCAAAATGCAGATCAACTGAAGCTTTTCCAGATAATGACATTATTCTGTGTGATGGAACTTGCAACAGTGGCTTTCACCAAAAATGTTTGGACCCTCCATTAGAAAAAAGTGTGTCATTATCTTTTATATATCACATTCAGATAACTCACATTTATCTTTTATGTTTGTTGCTTCTTATTTCCCAAATATCATTTCTATGCTCTCTTGCTTGATCAGTGAGCTATTTTATACTAAATACCGATGTGCTGTCCTTGTAAGTTGTATCTATAGAATATCAGTTTGTAGCATCAAAGATACATTTGGAAATGAGCACTCTAAATTATGCACTGTGCATTGAGAGTAATATATATGAATGCATGTATGTCATGCATATCCAAGGCAAAATCAGAATCGTGGCTTGTTTTCTAGCTTTAGATCAAGCCCAATTTCGTCCAGAGGCTAGCATGTCCTCCAAACTTCTCCTCTCCTAGTTCTTTTTGCCTTGGCCTCCCCCTTACGGGATATCTTATTTGTATGTCTCAGCTTTATAGATATGCATAGATGAATATTCTACTAGTGAAGATAGTAAGAATGAATGTTCGTGAATCTGGAACTAAAATTGGCAATATAGTTTGAAATCAAAATTTCGATAGACCGGCTCCAGTATCTTGACTATAATTGTATCAGGTTAGGTGGAAGCAGTAGTTGGCTGAAATCAACATATTGTTGATTTCTCAGTTGTCTTAGAAGTAGTTGGAGCTGATTCCATTCACGTTGGATGATTCACAACAGGAACACTCAATCCATTACATTGTGGTTTTAAAGATATAATGGTTAAGGTGATGGTGGGAATGATATATGATAGCTTGTCCCATTGACATGGCTTAATGATGATGGTAGAGACGTCAGACACATGGTGGCTGTTTCGTGGCATGGACTGATAAGCATTGATGGTAAGTAAAGTGATAGCAAGATTTGGTTACCCACTTTGACATAACAGATCGAGGTGATGATAATGATGCCGGAATAATTAGGATAGTGGTCTGTTGTATTTCATAATTAACGAATGACTACCACTATCATGGGAATGAAGAAATTTGATCTATAAAGGTTTTGATTGGTGGAAAGCTACAAATATAGTTGATAGTATTTGAAGTCCTTGATGCTGAATTAGATTAGATGGAAAATTTTGATGTGTTGTCCACACATTTTAGTCTGGTTTATGGTTAAATCACATATAGAACATGATTAAGTTATATTGGATTATTTGTGGTGAAAATCATTTATTTAACCGAAGGAATTTGTTtgttttgtaattgttgatgTCGAACTGGCGATTTTCCTTTGTGGCTTTTGTTGAATGTATGGTGCCAGATATTGATAGAGTGACCATCATTGATTTCTTTCATCCCATCTGATTCGGCATCATCTTCCTAAGATTGATGGGGACTAGACCACCCAACAATGATAAACCTGGAGACAAATGCTTTAATTGTTTtgtactttttttttcctttactatGTAGGTCCAGGTCTTACTATGATCATTTTAGTATTCTTCCAACTCTAGTTGCAATTTTGTTAGTGTAACTAACTGTACTATTGCTTCAGTTCCTCCTGGAGACCAAGCATGGCTTTGCAAATTTTGTACCTGTAAATTTGAAATTCTAGAAGCCATTAATGCACACCTAGGCACCTGCTTCAGTGTGAACAGTAACTGGGAGGTTGGTACCTAGCAGTGATGATATATTCAAGTTGCCTTTTCATCAGAAACTACATTAAGAAACTAGGAGCTGACAAATCTCTCTGTGTAACAGGACATTTTCAAGGAAGCAACTGCTTGTTCTGATGTTGAAAACACAGGCCTCAATCATGCTGAAGTGTGGCCATCGGAGGATTCAGAAGATGAAGATTACAATCCAGAAACAAATGAAAATAGCAACAGCAGATCAGGAATCGAGGAAAACATGTCTAATGACTCTAGTTCGAGCAGCCTGTTTTCTTCATCCGATGGAACTATATCTTATTCTGATTCAGAACATTACAGTTATCTTGAAAAACCATTTAATATCATAAGTAGAAGCAAGAACAGGGTTGACCTATTTGATTCAGTAGGCAACTATGATTCTGGTCCAAGTAATGAATGTGCGATTACCAGCTACCGTAGGCAGCGGAGAGATGTTGACTACAAAAAACTTCATGATGTAAGTACCATGAATTTCAGTTTCAATTGTGAGAATCAACTAGGAAAACTCTATGCAGCTTGTGATGTGGTTAATATGGACTTTTTCTAGAGCAACTTAGAATAATTCTTTATTCAATAAGGTAGAAAGAATTCAGAAGATACAATATTTATGGGAACTAGTGAACCTTCTAACAGAGGCACTTAATGTCATGGAAGATGCCTGGTAAAGATAAAAACTATATTTCCAGGCTTCCAGCTCATGCAAGCTACAAGATGTAACTACTGGACAGTTTACATCTAACGAATGTGAGCATGTAGCCAGATGCATCTTTTGTGATTCTctctaataagaaaaaaaattgggaaTTTTCTTAACCTTTATTTATCTATCTTTCCTCTTAATTAGTCATAAGAACTTTTAGGAACATTGCCTTTCATAAAATGTAACTAACTTTTGCGGAATCTAGTTTTTGTCACATGATCATGCACTCAAAATTAAAACTGATGATCTGTATGCCATTCACGTAAGGGGAAATTATTTTGGCTGAATTGCATGTTTTAGTTAGTATAGCAAGATGTAGACAGTTACTGGAGGAGCCCCAACTTATAATTAAGAAAAGTTCATAAATGGGGTCCTGCATCTTCATGATGAATCAGTAGTACACAGGAAAGTATACACCTATATTTAGATTACCTTGTGGAATTTAGGGATCCCTTATTCCTTACTAGGTCACAATTTGATGGAATTTATAAGGTTCTCCAGCTTTTGAGATGATGTCATATCCAAAAACCTAACACAAGAAATAACTGGtgatttcatcattttcatttaaacaTTAAAATGATTAGTTTGTCAGATAATGACGATCAATCTTGTGAAGGATCCCTTGATATTTCTAGTTTTGAGCTTCATAAGTTTAAAAAGTACTTTTTCATGTAAGGTACCATGAAAGTTTATAAGATATGGACATGATTTTGTGTTGAACTTCTGAAAAACATTAAGTTACAGTTCtaaacaaaattttaattttttgctttttttgtcTCAGTTATTCATTCCTATATTGATAGTTTAGCAAAAAAGTTATTTTgagaatatttatttaataaCAATTAGATATAAGCAGTGGTTTCAATAGGCgcttaggcgctcgggcgaggcgaagcGAGGCTCGAGCGTCTCGCCTTATTTCCAGGCGGCGCACTTCAAAGAGGCGTTGCttgagcgctcgcccgagcctaagCATCGGGCTCTTCGAGCGAGCGCCCAAGTTAAACCAGGTGactgaaccagcgttttaggtctggttcggtctccagtgctttagttggttcgactgAACCAGCGCCCAAGTTAAAGCACATATATCAGCCTTCCTCTCttgacttcccaaccctaaccctgctcgctgcTTCCGCTCCCGCTACTGCTACTCGCTGctaccactgtcgtcgctcgctgctCCCGCTCCTACTGATCGCTGCTACCGCTACCGGTACTTGCTACTGCCGctatcgccgctgtcgctgctcgctttTACCGCTACCGCTGTCACTGTCGTtgttcgccgctcccgctcccattgccgttgctcgctgctaccgctgccattgccattgtcgtcgctcgtcgctcccgctgctcgctgctaccgttgccactgccactgtcatcgctcgccgctcctgctcccgttgccattgctctcagtcagcagcctcgatcttcctcttactcaaactcttctcacttcgatagtatactgttaacagtatattaacagtatactactaacagtatactagtaacagtatttttatttattagattaataatatattattttgattttaatactattaatttttatttattttaaattattgtcattgttttgaattttgagactttttgttaatgtgatattacgagattttcttaatttaatatcatattttttattttaataattatatttattaattatattatatatttttatattttagcatctcgtttcgttcgggcgagcgcttagcgcctcggacgtttttggaccttagcgcttagcgctttttaaatcactggatacAAGTATCTTGTTTATCATTTACTGGTTGTTTGCCTTCACACTTACTATTGTTTATTCTTTATAGGAAATGTTTGGGAAGGAACCACCTGAAAACGTGGCACAAAGTGAAGATGAAGACTGGGGTCCTAATAGGAGAAAGAGGAGAAAGATGGAAGAAACCACTAGCACTTGCATGGCTAACCCTGTGAATGAGGATGGATCTTCAAATCTTGCACTGACAGAGAAAATATCATGTGATAAGAAACAGCTCTTCAGAATACCTCCTGATGCAGTTGAGGTAATCAGACTTGCACTCGTGTGGAAGCACTTTGATTAGGTCTTTTATTTCTTTGCTTTTCAGTTTCTTTATTCTACTTTAAGACATTGGGTGAACTATGAGGGAGTTGAATATGGATAAGAGAATTCCTAGATTAGAAGTTGGTAATTAGATTTGCACTATTGAGGTGATACTGACTGggtttatctttttattgcaaTTCTGGATGCTACACTGAAGAAAAGATGGCCAAATATCAATATTAGTGTTGCTTGAATCTGGGGACCAGAATCCAAATGAGAGCATATCCAAATGTTTAATTCAGCTGGGGGATGAATGCTGGGATAAGTACTAGACGAATAATTGTTCAAAAATAGTATCATACTTCTCTTCTAATATTGTTTGAATGTAAATTATTGGaagttaaaaaaatgataaaagatcaGATTTTTGTATTGCTATGCCATTTGATATCTTCCAATAAAAATCTTAATGCACTAGGTTCCATCGGACACTTACAAATACGTCACAGTTGGTGGATCTGACTCATGATATGTTGCATCTTCAAAACCATTCCATAGGATTAAGCCCACACAAAGTAGGCAAGAATACAAACCGTAACAAAATGCAAGTGCTAGTGGTTGCTTCAGGCATCTTTGATGAGGtgattttttttcaaattgtCAAGTGTATCTTCTATACTTGACAATCATCTCATCCTCTTTACATCTCTGTTAATCTTCTCGGCCTACCCAAGTATCTTTGATGAGGTGAGAAGGTCTCAAGGCAAAAAGACACGAAGTGGTTGACGACACTGATCTACCTCAGTTTCCTTGGACCTTTTCTAGTAATCTCCAAATGAGAGTGGTGAGAGATCTTGAGGTGATGCTTGGTGGAGTGATAATGTTCCTCAATCATGAGCCATGAGCCAAAATACGTGGTGCCATAAACTAAGAGAGAGAGGTTAAAACAAGTTCCTGAATCACTGAATCAATTTGGAAAAATAAGATTAAGGCGGGATTTTAAATAGTTGAATGAACAAATTTTGAGAGTTTCCACCTGCTATAGGAAAACCTTTTGGGATTTGAATACTCTGTGAAACATATGGGTATCCTATAGGATCTATGAATCCCTCGATACTGATTTTTATTTTTCGTGGTGCTTGATGAAACTGAGTTGAACCTAGTTTGTTGGGAAAAAAAGAATAATGAATATGTATAATTACCTATTTAAATTCAATTTTAGTCCGTGTTTTAAGCCCTAAACCTGTAGCAGATGCAACACATAGGAGTGCCACCACAAAAGATGCCAATCTATGACCCTTCCCCCTTTTTCTATCCCTTTTTGGTTAACCAGCATGTTTATGTTGCACTGCTGCATGCCTACTCAAATTTCATATAGCACAAAATGTTTTTTCAAAATGTCAAGTATAGAAGCTAATATGTGGGCGACCGAAAATCATTAGTTATAATCTCGCCACTAGTTCAAAACTTCAAATAGTTTAATGCTAGTTTTGATTACTTGGCTCAGATTAGCTTGGAGCCATGGTTTCAAATTGGCAGCTTTAGAATAATTTGTTCTAACATTCTGTTAAGAGCGATCAAAGAAGGATTGCCGTttcaaaagaaaggaagaatggcAAAGAGATGATAACTTATGTCTATACATGAGTTACTAAATTCATGAAGAGATATTAAGAAATAGAGCAATGTTGTTGACTTTAGTTATGTACTTTGGTTTCTTGTCAGCTCAGCTACCTACTAGGATTGATCGTGGAGTAAACTTCATTTGTTTCATTATCTAACCTTTTTCTATGCAATACAACAGAAACTTCGCCTTGCTTTTGCTGAAAATGAACTTCCTTCAAGATCTGCCAAAGAGAACCTGTCTAAACAATTGGGCATTTCATCTGAGAAGGTATGGTATTGCATACTTTTTATCTGATCAACCTTCTAATTGAATAAAAAACTTACATGTTGTTTTGCGATATACTTGATATTGTGTAAAGTATGGTGTGAGATCAGTCATATTGGTCACTAttcattttctctttctcttgtttcATGTTCTGAGCTTTTTCTAAACATGTATGGACTAACTCTGAGAAACGGAATGCAAATGCAAATAAGCTTGAGCGAAACAAGCAAATGCACCTAAATGGCAACAGTGAAACTCCACATGCCTGAGCGAAACAATAATGCAGTAGAGCCTTGAAACCTAGTTCCTGGTAATCTATATACTATTGCTATTAATCATTATCATTATTCAATTGTGATTGTAGTGGAAGCTTTAAAAATTTAATCTAATCAATAACTTCTTTTGTTgctctattttttttcttgagtTTGACATAAATTAAATGAAACGTTGTTACAAAATATAAGTAGGCACTAACGTATTAAAGTGGAAATAAGAAAATGAAGGTGGTACTCTAATTTTACCTGGCAGAACAGTATGGATATAGGAGATTTATGTTTGTCCTCAAGCTCTATTTTTGAGCTATAGCACTTGTCTTGTCTGAAAAATCACAAATCAGCATGCTCAGGTTTTATCAACAAATATATTTGCTGGCAGTTACCACATCGTGCCGTTGATGTTTCTTATCAAATTGCTCCTACAAGATGAAGCTGCCCCGTCACTTGTGTGGAACTTGCTAGTACAAAGGCTACCACCGACTGATCTAACATGTGTCTATGAAAAAAGTTTGAGTTAGTTAAGAAATTGAGAAGAAATAAGACTAAGAGAAGAGAGGCAATTGATTCTTGGCAGATCCTCTGCAAGTGCATTACATAAACTTTTTCCCATTGATTGGCAGGACAAGTGAGGGTCTGCATTAGAGTTAATTTGCTGTCCAAGTGCTTCATTTGAGTTTCATTAGGCTTAATTTATACTCTCAATTAGCTGTATTGATCTCCAAAATAaggaaataaagaaaagaaaaagaaaataaattgggTGGTGCTTGCGATACCATTGTGTTTATCCTCATTTTAAAGTATTTAGTTGTTGCCTTCATAGTAACCTTTCTCCAGTCTTTTGACAGTGGCCTTTTGCTAAACCGATTAGATACTGCATATGCTTGCATGAAATATTGTCTTTTGAAGTTTAAATTTTGGCCAGACAAATCAAACTTTTTAATTGTTATTTGCAGGTCAGCAAGTGGTTTAAGAATGCAAGATATGCTGCTCTTAGGATGAGAAAGGTCAACTTTGCTATCTTTTttactttttctctttatatGAATATCATGCACATGATCAAAGTTCAACAGGAAAGGCCATCATATTCTTACTTTTTTCATTTGTATAGATCTATTGTTCTTAAGATGTTATTTAACTTAAGATTTTGCTGCTGCATGTTCTTGATGAATTGTTCTATAGAAATGATTGGAAGGCATGCCTATTACAGGAattattttcctaagacattgaaCTTTGTTTAGCATGACAAAATAACTGTTATTTCCGAATGTTCCCATGGATAGCTTGATTTCACTTGAAATGGGGTTTAGCTGTTGATTATTTAATACTGTACAGAGTTTTTTTTCCTTGACGTGCTTCTTTATATCCCTTCTTTGGCAGCAAGGCAACTCTGTGCAACTTTTCATTTGCTTGGCGGAAACTGAATTCAACCCCTAAATGCAAACCTTAGTAGAAAAAATAGATTTCTGTGACTAAGCTTAGTAGGATAAAATTTCTGCGACTAAGCTAAGTAGAAAAAATtgaattaacatgtttttggtatcTGAATAAAATATCCACTACTTTTTTAGCACAAAGATTCTTTACTTTCTCCTTTCAACCAAAATTCTTTTCAATTTCTAAAACTTGGCCCTAATAtataggatttttttttcatgtatatttagaaaataaaataaagatgtTCGCTCATGTTCCATGTTTTCAGACTAGATCATTGGTGTAATAACTTGTTTACCTTGTGGGAAAAATTTATTCAGTGAGATCTTTGAATTTTCATATCTGATACCTTGTGCTTTATGGAGTAAGAAAAAAACAGATGTGAAGGGAAAAAGAAGCCGAGAAAaagatatatctcttaatgaatcCATGCATTATAATGGAATTTGTCCTTTCTGTTCTATATGCAACATGACCTTCTTGGAAAGTCAGGCTGATgtaga is from Musa acuminata AAA Group cultivar baxijiao chromosome BXJ3-8, Cavendish_Baxijiao_AAA, whole genome shotgun sequence and encodes:
- the LOC135644097 gene encoding pathogenesis-related homeodomain protein-like isoform X2 is translated as MKTSRKKLICYTPKKSSLLGKELHSKLDSESAKKNLRKVSYSRRCRLKPNTFMKKRGIRRRNFLNGKPVKTMQKISHHTSVNGQCLSRLSTNGSSCLCSKGNPGTSDDNGTIKLHRRRRRKRKKKTVERDEASCLQRRTRYLLIKIKLEQNLIDAYSGDGWNGQSREKIKPEKELLRAQKQIVKCKIGIRDAIRKLDSLSCVGSIADSLMHPDGSVFHEHIFCAKCRSTEAFPDNDIILCDGTCNSGFHQKCLDPPLEKIPPGDQAWLCKFCTCKFEILEAINAHLGTCFSVNSNWEDIFKEATACSDVENTGLNHAEVWPSEDSEDEDYNPETNENSNSRSGIEENMSNDSSSSSLFSSSDGTISYSDSEHYSYLEKPFNIISRSKNRVDLFDSVGNYDSGPSNECAITSYRRQRRDVDYKKLHDEMFGKEPPENVAQSEDEDWGPNRRKRRKMEETTSTCMANPVNEDGSSNLALTEKISCDKKQLFRIPPDAVEKLRLAFAENELPSRSAKENLSKQLGISSEKVSKWFKNARYAALRMRKEICREEWLMNTPLTRSRMRQRMLLRTRIHLFP
- the LOC135644097 gene encoding pathogenesis-related homeodomain protein-like isoform X1, which codes for MKTSRKKLICYTPKKSSLLGKELHSKLDSESAKKNLRKVSYSRRCRLKPNTFMKKRGIRRRNFLNGKPVKTMQKISHHTSVNGQCLSRLSTNGSSCLCSKGNPGTSDDNGTIKLHRRRRRKRKKKTVERDEASCLQRRTRYLLIKIKLEQNLIDAYSGDGWNGQSREKIKPEKELLRAQKQIVKCKIGIRDAIRKLDSLSCVGSIADSLMHPDGSVFHEHIFCAKCRSTEAFPDNDIILCDGTCNSGFHQKCLDPPLEKIPPGDQAWLCKFCTCKFEILEAINAHLGTCFSVNSNWEDIFKEATACSDVENTGLNHAEVWPSEDSEDEDYNPETNENSNSRSGIEENMSNDSSSSSLFSSSDGTISYSDSEHYSYLEKPFNIISRSKNRVDLFDSVGNYDSGPSNECAITSYRRQRRDVDYKKLHDEMFGKEPPENVAQSEDEDWGPNRRKRRKMEETTSTCMANPVNEDGSSNLALTEKISCDKKQLFRIPPDAVEKLRLAFAENELPSRSAKENLSKQLGISSEKVSKWFKNARYAALRMRKNETTNAVKNQDTSISMNESLSEDLGPPGCRVGKSFRQVSGRRRLVLERTFNKGGTGCQLDEKTDSEQLYLTEVERLCRLEDKLQSLKKTLLSCMDEDKLTTKTCVREETVIYVPVAEVKEKA
- the LOC135644097 gene encoding pathogenesis-related homeodomain protein-like isoform X3, whose product is MHILEMVGTARVPPGDQAWLCKFCTCKFEILEAINAHLGTCFSVNSNWEDIFKEATACSDVENTGLNHAEVWPSEDSEDEDYNPETNENSNSRSGIEENMSNDSSSSSLFSSSDGTISYSDSEHYSYLEKPFNIISRSKNRVDLFDSVGNYDSGPSNECAITSYRRQRRDVDYKKLHDEMFGKEPPENVAQSEDEDWGPNRRKRRKMEETTSTCMANPVNEDGSSNLALTEKISCDKKQLFRIPPDAVEKLRLAFAENELPSRSAKENLSKQLGISSEKVSKWFKNARYAALRMRKNETTNAVKNQDTSISMNESLSEDLGPPGCRVGKSFRQVSGRRRLVLERTFNKGGTGCQLDEKTDSEQLYLTEVERLCRLEDKLQSLKKTLLSCMDEDKLTTKTCVREETVIYVPVAEVKEKA